From a region of the Haematobia irritans isolate KBUSLIRL chromosome 4, ASM5000362v1, whole genome shotgun sequence genome:
- the alpha-Spec gene encoding alpha spectrin isoform X3, with the protein MENFTPKEVKILETVEDIQERREQVLSRYNEFKIETRQKREKLEDSRRFQYFKRDADELESWINEKLQAASEESYRDPTNLQAKIQKHQAFEAEVSAHSNAIVSLDNTGQEMINQNHFASETIRRRLDELHRLWELLLSRLAEKGLKLQQALVLVQFLRQCEEVMFWIKDKEAFVTADEFGQDLEHVEVLQRKFDEFQKDMASQEYRVTEVNQLADKLIQDAHPDRDTITKRKDELNEAWQRLKQLAIVRQEKLFGAHEIQRFNRDADETVAWIAEKDVVLSSDDYGRDLASVQALQRKHEGVERDLAALEDKVSTLGAEAQRLCSIHADHSDQIRDKHAEIANYWQSLKAKAGERKQKLDESYFLHRFLADFRDLVSWINGMKAIISADELAKDVAGAEALLERHQEHKGEIDAREDSFRLTTESGQKLLEREHYAAAEIQEKLAALENDKSSLLSLWEERRILYEQCMDLQLFYRDTEQADTWMAKQEAFLANEDLGDSLDSVEALIKKHEDFEKSLAAQEEKIKALDIFATKLIDGQHYAADDVAQRRQMLLARRAALLEKSNRRRQLLEDSNRYQQFERDCDETKGWISEKLKFATDDSYLDPTNLNGKMQKHQNFEHELNANKSRIEDITTVGTELIEKQHYAADQINTRMQEIVVLWETLVQASDKKGCKLHEACQQQQFNRTIEDIELWLSEIEGQLLSEDHGKDLTSVQNLQKKHALLEADVMAHQDRIESIKVAANKFIESGHFDADNIRQKEGNLSTRYAALAAPMGERKQHLTDSLQVQQLFRDLEDEAAWIREKEPIAASTNRGRDLIGVQNLIKKHQAVMAEINNHDARLLNVISSGENMLKDQPFASEDIRQRVDALQEQWTNLKDKANQRKQDLDDSLQAHQYFADANEAESWMREKEPIATGNDYGKDEDSSEALLKKHEALVSDLEAFGNTIQGLQEQAKNCRQQETPVVDITGKECVVALYDYTEKSPREVSMKKGDVLTLLNSNNKDWWKVEVNDRQGFVPAAYIKKIEAGLSASQQNLVDNHSIAKRQAQINSQYDNLLTLARERQNKLNETVKAYVLVREAADLANWIKDKENHAQIADVVGEDLEEVEVLQKKFDDFNDDLKANEVRLANMNEIAIQLTSLGQTEAAMKIQTQMQDLNEKWNNLQTLTAEKASQLGSAHEVQRFHRDIDETKDWIAEKENALNNDDLGKDLRSVQTLQRKHEGVERDLAALRDKIRQLDETANRLMQSHPDTAEQTYAKQKEINEMWDQIITKATARKEKLLDSYDLQRFLSDYRDLLAWINSMMSLVTSDELANDVTGAEALIERHQEHRTEIDARAGTFGAFEQFGNELLQANHYASPEIKEKIEDLAKTREELEKAWTERRLQLEQNLDLQLYMRDCELAEAWMSAREAFLNADNVDDTGDNVEALIKKHEDFDKAINGHEEKIAALQVLADTLINQNHYASDLIDDKRKQVLERWRHLKDGLITKRSRLGDEQTLQQFSRDADEIENWIAEKLQLATEESYKDPANIQSKHQKHQAFEAELAANADRIQSVLAMGENLIDKKQCSGSEDAVQKRLTQIADQWEYLTHKTTEKSLKLKEANKQRTYIAAVKDLDFWLGEVESLLTTEDSGKDLASVQNLMKKHQLVEADILAHEDRIKDMNKQADSLVESGQFDSAGIQEKRQSINERYERICNLAAHRQARLNEALTLHQFFRDIADEESWIKEKKLLVGSDDYGRDLTGVQNLKKKHKRLEAELASHEPAIQAVQEAGEKLMDVSNLGVPEIEQRLKALNQAWAELKNLAATRGQKLDESLTYQQFLAQVEEEEAWITEKQQLLSVDDYGDSMAAVQGLLKKHDAFETDFAAHKDRCALICEQGTDLVEAKNHHGDSISQRCQQLRNKLDNLNALAARRKGSLLDNSAYLQFMWKADVVESWIADKENYVRSDEYGRDLSTVQTLLTKQETFDAGLNAFEQEGIHNITALKDQLINANHAQSPAILKRHEDVISRWQKLRDASETRKQRLLAMQEQFRQIEELYLTFAKKASAFNSWFENAEEDLTDPVRCNSIEEIRALRDAHAQFQASLSSAEADFKALAALDQKIKSFNVGPNPYTWFTMEALEETWRNLQKIIEERDGELAKEAKRQEENDKLRKEFAKHANLFHQWLTETRYYMLGYNRQGTSMMEGSGSLEQQLEALRVKATEVRARRVDLKKIEELGALLEEHLILDNRYTEHSTVGLAQQWDQLDQLSMRMQHNLEQQIQARNHSGVSEDSLKEFSMMFKHFDKDKSGKLNQQEFKSCLRALGYDLPMVEEGQPDPEFEAILDVVDPNRDGYVSLQEYIAFMISKETENVQSYEEIENAFRAITASDRPFVTKEELYCNLTKDMADYCVLRMKPYVEPRSGQPIKDALDYIEFTRTLFQN; encoded by the exons ATGGAGAATTTTACTCCTAAAGAGGTTAAAATCCTCGAAACCGTCGAAGATATTCAAGAGCGGCGTGAACAGGTTCTCTCACGTTATAATGAATTCAAAATTGAAACACGCCAGAAGCGTGAAAAACTCGAGGACTCACGTCGCTTCCAATATTTCAAGCGTGATGCTGACGAATTGGAATCGTGGATCAACGAAAAACTTCAGGCAGCTAGCGAGGAGAGCTATCGTGATCCCACTAATCTCCAAGCGAAAATACAAAAGCATCAAGCCTTTGAGGCTGAAGTATCGGCTCATAGCAATGCCATTGTGTCTCTGGACAATACCGGTCAGGAAATGATTAACCAAAACCATTTCGCTTCTGAAACTATTCGCCGACGACTCGATGAATTACATCGGTTGTGGGAGTTGCTTTTAAGTCGTTTGGCCGAAAAGGGTCTGAAGTTGCAACAGGCTTTGGTTCTTGTTCAATTCTTGCGTCAATGTGAAGAGGTGATGTTCTGGATTAAGGACAAGGAGGCATTTGTTACAGCCGATGAATTCGGTCAAGATTTGGAACACGTCGAGGTATTGCAACGCAAATTCGACGAGTTCCAAAAGGATATGGCTTCGCAAGAATATCGCGTAACTGAGGTTAATCAATTGGCCGATAAATTGATTCAGGATGCCCATCCTGATCGTGACACGATCACCAAGCGTAAGGATGAACTCAACGAGGCTTGGCAGCGTCTGAAGCAGCTTGCCATTGTACGCCAGGAGAAGCTATTCGGAGCCCATGAAATTCAACGTTTCAATCGGGATGCCGATGAAACCGTTGCCTGGATTGCTGAAAAGGATGTCGTTTTGTCATCGGATGACTATGGCCGCGATTTGGCCAGTGTTCAGGCATTGCAACGTAAACACGAAGGTGTTGAACGTGATTTGGCAGCTTTAGAAGATAAGGTATCCACTTTGGGAGCTGAGGCTCAACGTCTGTGCTCCATCCATGCTGATCACAGCGATCAGATTCGCGATAAGCATGCGGAAATTGCCAACTACTGGCAGAGTTTGAAGGCCAAGGCTGGGGAACGCAAACAAAAATTGGACGAGTCCTATTTCCTACATCGCTTCTTGGCTGATTTCCGTGATTTGGTATCGTGGATTAATGGCATGAAGGCCATAATTTCGGCCGATGAATTGGCCAAGGATGTTGCTGGAGCTGAAGCCCTTTTGGAGCGCCATCAAGAGCATAAGGGTGAAATTGATGCCCGTGAAGATAGTTTCCGTCTAACAACCGAGTCTGGCCAAAAGCTTTTGGAGCGTGAACATTATGCCGCTGCCGAGATTCAAGAGAAATTGGCTGCTTTGGAGAATGACAAGAGCTCCTTACTCTCGTTGTGGGAAGAAAGACGCATCCTCTATGAGCAATGCATGGATTTGCAATTGTTCTATCGTGACACCGAACAGGCTGACACTTGGATGGCTAAGCAAGAGGCTTTCTTGGCCAACGAAGATTTGGGAGACTCTTTGGATTCTGTTGAAGCTTTAATTAAGAAACACGAAGATTTCGAAAAGAGTTTGGCTGCCCAAGAGGAGAAGATTAAGGCTCTTGATATCTTTGCCACCAAACTCATTGACGGCCAACATTATGCCGCCGATGATGTGGCTCAAAGGCGCCAAATGCTTTTGGCCAGACGTGCTGctcttttggaaaaatcgaacaGGCGGCGTCAATTATTGGAAGATTCCAACCGCTATCAACAATTTGAACGTGATTGTGACGAAACCAAGGGCTGGATCAGTGAGAAGTTGAAGTTTGCCACCGATGACAGCTATTTGGACCCAACCAATTTGAATGGCAAAATGCAAAAGCACCAGAACTTTGAACACGAACTCAATGCCAATAAGTCGCGCATTGAAGATATCACTACTGTCGGCACAGAATTGATTGAGAAGCAGCATTACGCCGCTGACCAAATTAATACTCGTATGCAGGAAATTGTTGTATTGTGGGAGACTTTGGTTCAGGCTTCCGATAAGAAGGGCTGTAAGTTACACGAGGCCTGCCAGCAACAACAATTCAACCGCACTATCGAAGACATTGAATTGTGGTTGAGTGAAATCGAGGGTCAGCTGTTGTCGGAAGACCATGGCAAAGACTTGACTTCCgtacaaaatcttcaaaagaaACATGCCCTTTTGGAAGCCGATGTTATGGCCCATCAGGATCGCATTGAAAGCATTAAGGTTGCTGCCAACAAATTCATTGAATCAGGTCACTTTGATGCTGATAATATTCGCCAAAAGGAGGGAAACTTGTCCACCCGCTATGCTGCATTGGCAGCTCCCATGGGTGAGCGTAAACAACATTTAACCGACTCATTGCAAGTGCAACAGTTGTTCCGTGATTTGGAAGATGAGGCTGCTTGGATTAGAGAAAAGGAGCCCATTGCTGCTTCGACCAATCGGGGTCGTGATTTGATTGGTGTACAAAACTTGATCAAGAAGCATCAAGCTGTTATGGCTGAAATCAATAACCACGATGCCCGTCTCTTGAATGTCATTAGCTCTGGTGAAAATATGTTGAAGGATCAACCCTTCGCCAGTGAGGATATTCGTCAACGTGTTGATGCTTTGCAAGAGCAATGGACTAATCTGAAGGATAAGGCCAATCAACGTAAACAAGATTTGGATGACTCCCTGCAGGCCCATCAATACTTTGCCGATGCCAATGAAGCTGAATCATGGATGCGTGAAAAGGAACCCATTGCCACTGGCAACGACTATGGTAAAGATGAAGACTCATCCGAGGCTTTGTTGAAGAAACACGAAGCCTTGGTCTCTGATTTGGAAGCCtttggcaataccatccaagGTTTACAAGAACAGGCTAAGAATTGTCGCCAACAAGAAACCCCAGTTGTCGATATCACTGGTAAGGAGTGTGTAGTGGCCTTATATGACTACACCGAGAAGAGTCCACGTGAAGTTTCCATGAAGAAGGGTGATGTCTTGACTCTTTTGAACTCTAACAATAAGGATTGGTGGAAGGTTGAGGTTAACGATCGCCAAGGCTTTGTACCAGCTGCCTATATTAAGAAAATCGAAGCTGGCCTCAGTGCCAGTCAACAGAATCTCGTTGACAACCATTCCATTGCCAAGAGACAAGCCCAAATTAATTCCCAATACGATAACCTATTGACATTGGCCCGTGAACGTCAAAATAAATTGAACGAAACCGTTAAGGCTTACGTCTTGGTACGTGAAGCTGCCGATTTGGCCAACTGGATTAAGGACAAGGAAAATCATGCCCAAATTGCCGATGTCGTTGGTGAAGATTTGGAAGAGGTTGAGGTATTGCAAAAGAAATTCGATGACTTCAATGACGATTTGAAGGCCAATGAAGTGCGATTGGCCAATATGAATGAAATTGCCATTCAATTGACCTCCTTGGGTCAAACCGAAGCGGCCATGAAAATCCAAACTCAAATGCAAGATTTGAATGAGAAATGGAACAATTTACAAACATTGACCGCCGAAAAGGCTAGTCAATTGGGTTCGGCCCATGAAGTACAACGTTTCCATCGTGACATTGACGAAACCAAGGATTGGATTGCCGAAAAGGAGAATGCTCTCAACAACGACGATTTGGGCAAAGACTTACGCAGTGTCCAAACATTGCAACGTAAACATGAAGGTGTTGAACGTGATTTGGCGGCTTTGCGTGATAAGATCCGCCAATTGGATGAGACTGCCAATCGTTTAATGCAATCCCATCCTGATACAGCCGAACAGACTTATGCTAAACAAAAGGAAATCAATGAAATGTGGGACCAAATCATAACCAAGGCAACCGCCCGCAAGGAGAAACTTTTGGACTCATACGATTTGCAACGATTCCTAAGCGATTATCGTGATCTATTGGCTTGGATTAATTCCATGATGAGTTTGGTGACATCCGATGAATTGGCCAATGATGTAACTGGAGCCGAAGCTCTCATCGAAAGACATCAG GAACACCGTACCGAAATTGATGCTAGAGCTGGTACCTTTGGTGCCTTTGAACAATTCGGCAATGAATTGTTACAGGCTAACCATTATGCTTCTCCCGAAATTAAGGAGAAAATTGAAGATTTGGCCAAGACCCGTGAAGAATTGGAGAAGGCATGGACTGAGCGTCGCTTGCAATTGGAGCAAAATCTTGATTTGCAATTGTACATGCGTGATTGTGAATTGGCCGAAGCTTGGATGTCTGCCCGCGAGGCTTTCCTCAATGCCGATAATGTTGATGATACCGGAGATAATGTAGAGGCTCTCATTAAGAAACATGAAGATTTTGATAAGGCCATTAATGGTCATGAGGAGAAGATTGCCGCTTTGCAAGTGTTGGCCGATACCTTGATCAATCAGAACCATTATGCTTCCGATCTCATCGATGATAAGCGTAAGCAAGTCTTGGAACGCTGGCGCCACTTGAAGGATGGTTTAATCACCAAACGTTCTCGTTTGGGAGATGAACAAACATTGCAGCAATTCTCACGTGATGCTGATGAAATTGAAAACTGGATTGCCGAGAAATTGCAATTGGCCACCGAGGAGAGTTATAAGGATCCAGCCAATATCCAATCGAAGCATCAAAAACATCAAGCTTTCGAGGCTGAATTGGCCGCCAATGCCGATCGTATCCAAAGCGTTTTGGCCATGGGTGAGAATTTGATTGACAAGAAACAATGTTCGGGATCTGAGGATGCTGTACAGAAGAGACTTACCCAGATTGCCGATCAATGGGAATACCTTACCCACAAGACCACTGAAAAATCCTTGAAATTGAAGGAGGCCAACAAGCAACGTACCTACATTGCAGCCGTTAAGGATTTGGACTTCTGGCTGGGTGAAGTTGAGTCTCTGTTGACTACTGAGGATTCCGGTAAAGATTTGGCCTCTGTGCAAAATCTCATGAAGAAACACCAATTGGTTGAGGCCGATATTCTGGCCCACGAGGATCGTATCAAGGATATGAACAAGCAAGCCGATTCTTTGGTTGAGAGTGGACAATTCGATAGTGCCGGTATCCAGGAGAAACGTCAAAGTATTAATGAACGCTACGAACGCATTTGCAATTTGGCTGCCCATCGCCAAGCCCGACTCAATGAAGCCTTGACCTTGCACCAATTCTTCCGTGATATTGCCGATGAAGAGAGCTGGATCAAGGAGAAGAAGTTGTTGGTTGGTTCCGATGATTATGGTCGTGATTTAACTGGTGTCCAAAACTTGAAGAAGAAACATAAGCGTCTTGAGGCTGAATTGGCTTCCCATGAGCCTGCCATACAGGCTGTGCAAGAGGCTGGTGAAAAATTAATGGACGTCTCCAATTTGGGAGTACCCGAAATTGAACAACGTCTGAAGGCTCTCAATCAAGCTTGGGCGGAATTGAAGAACTTGGCAGCCACCCGTGGCCAGAAATTGGATGAATCTTTGACTTATCAACAATTCTTGGCCCAAGTGGAGGAGGAAGAAGCCTGGATTACTGAGAAACAACAATTGTTGTCTGTCGATGACTATGGTGATTCCATGGCTGCCGTTCAGGGTCTCTTGAAGAAACATGATGCTTTCGAAACTGATTTCGCTGCCCACAAAGATCGTTGTGCTTTGATTTGCGAACAAGGTACTGACTTAGTGGAAGCTAAGAACCACCATGGCGATTCCATCAGTCAACGTTGCCAACAATTACGCAACAAATTGGATAATCTGAATGCTTTGGCTGCCAGACGCAAGGGTTCCTTGTTGGACAATTCTGCCTACTTGCAATTCATGTGGAAGGCTGATGTGGTTGAATCATGGATCGCTGATAAGGAGAACTATGTGCGCTCCGATGAATATGGACGTGATCTTTCGACAGTTCAAACTTTGTTGACCAAACAAGAGACATTTGATGCTG gtCTTAATGCTTTCGAACAAGAAGGTATCCATAACATCACCGCCTTGAAGGACCAACTTATCAATGCCAATCATGCCCAATCGCCAGCCATACTAAAACGTCATGAGGATGTCATCTCACGTTGGCAGAAATTGCGCGATGCCTCCGAAACCCGAAAACAACGACTTTTGGCCATGCAAGAACAATTCCGTCAAATCGAAGAACTCTACTTGACATTCGCCAAGAAGGCCTCGGCCTTTAATTCTTGGTTCGAAAATGCCGAAGAAGATCTCACCGATCCTGTTCGTTGCAATTCGATCGAAGAAATTCGCGCCCTACGCGATGCTCATGCCCAATTCCAAGCATCGTTGTCATCAGCTGAAGCTGATTTTAAGGCCCTGGCAGCTCTTGACCAAAAGATCAAGAGCTTTAATGTTGGACCCAATCCCTATACCTGGTTCACCATGGAAGCTCTTGAAGAGACCTGGCGTAATTTGCAAAAGATCATAGAGGAACGAGATGGCGAATTGGCCAAGGAAGCCAAACGTCAAGAAGAAAACGACAAACTACGTAAAGAATTTGCTAAACATGCCAATCTATTCCACCAGTGGCTAACCGAAACTAG GTATTATATGCTCGGTTATAATCGACAAgg